CTACGCCGAGCCGCTGGCCCGGGCGGCCGCGATCGCCGTCGCGGTGACCGCCGCGATCCCGGCGTACCTGACGCTGCTCGGCCCGGCCGTGGCGGCGCTGTCGCTGGTGGTGACCCTGCGCTGGCTCATCCCGCGGAAACGCACCGAGGCGGGCATGCGCCTGGCGAGGATCAAGGCGCCCGAGCACCGCGATCTCGTGCGGAACGAGCTGTGGCAGCGTTTCGTCGACCGCGTCGGCGTGGCGATCGTCCGCGCCGCGCCGGAACGGGCGGCGAAGGAGGGGACTTCGGTCGCCGGCTTGCGGGCCGTGTGGGACGAAACGGTGGGCCGGCCGCCGTCGCAATCGGGCATTTCGCCGGAAGCCGAGGCGTTCGGCTCCGGTGGCGGGGTCACGCCACGGGAGAACATGCTCTTCGGCGCGGCCACGGCGGCCGTGCTGGCGCTGCCGATGATGACCTACGAAGGCTGGCTGATCTTCTTCGGCTCCGACGTCGAACTCGGCCTGATGACCACGGCGACGCAGCTGCAGCAGCTGGCCCGGTTGCTGCGCTGGGTGGCCTACGGCGGGCTGTTCGGCTTGTTCTACCCGGTCGTCCGGGGCGACCGGCCGACGGTGAAGGCCGGCTTCCTGCTGCTGGCGCTGCTGCCGTCGGAACTGCTGGCGATGGCGACCGCGCCGTATTCGCCGGCGCAGACGGTGTGGGTCGCCCTGGCCATCCGGACCGGCCAGGTGACCGTGCTGTCGATCGGCCTCGGCCTGCTCTGGGAACGCCGGCTCGCGCGCGCGGCCGGGCTGCGGTGGGGGCGGGTCCGGGACTTCCGCAGCTTCACCGCCCTGGTCACGCCGGTGACGACCGTGGCCGTGGCCGCGGCGACGACGATCGCGACGGCACTGGCGGGTGCGGCGGTCGGCGTCCTGCTGAAGCCGTCCCCGGCGGACTCGACGACCCCGCCCGGCGGCGGGGCGCCGACGTCCGCCGTGCGTCAGCCGCCGTGACCGGCCGGGCCGTCTCGCGGCGGCCCGGCCGGACGCGCGTCAGAAGCCGAAGGCCGTGCAGCTCGCCGTCGCCGTCTTCGACGGGTCGCTCACCGACGTCGCCGTCAGCTTCACCCGGGCCGCGAGGTCGCCGCCCTGGCTCCGCTTCGCGTACGCCGGTACCTTCACGTACCCGCCGAACTTCGCCGTGGCCAGCTCGTTCGGCAGGCGGACCGCCCAGCCGCGGGAGTCCGTCGACACGCTCAGCCGGTACGTGTCCGTGTCGTACGGCGTCTGGGCGCCGCGGGCCGAACCCGTGTTGAGCAGGCCGAAGTCGCACGTCGCGAGACCGCCGCGGGCGACGGACGGCAGGGCCGGAGTCAGTGCCGCTCCGCGGGCCTGGCTGCCCGCGCCGTCCAGCGAGGCCACCGTCACCGAGTACGACAGGATGCCGCGACGGTCACGGGCCACGTCGGTGATCAGGAACCGCAGCCGGTTCGCCTGGTCGGTGTACTCGTACGGGCTCGACGCCTCGGTGCCCGCCTTGAACAGGGCGTCGTTGAGCTGCCGGTAGTCGCCGATGGTGATCTTCGCCGGTGTCCCGTCCGGCTTCGTGTAGTCGGTGATGCCGATGTCCTGCGGGTTCGCGTCGATCACCCAGTCGAACGGCGCGTTGTCCTTGTTCTTCGTCTTGGTGATCATGACGCCGGAGTCCGGCGCGAAGGAGTCCGAGCCCATCCGGTCGACGACCTCGACGGTGTAGTTGTCGTAGCCGCCGCCGTCGCAGAACGGGTCCTTCGACCGGTCGCACTTCGGCGCCTTGTCGCCGCCGGTGAGCTTGATGTTCAGCCCGGTGAACGCCCCCGGCTGGGCTTCGGCCTCACGCGCGGTGATGCGCGCCGACACCGGGCCGGTCGACGCCAGCTCGTTCCGGTCGAGCTGCAGCACGTCCACCGGGTCGACGATGCCGAGCTTCAGCTTGTTGCGCAGCTGGTGCTGGGCTCCCATCGAACTGCCCTGCGTCGCCGGGATCTGCCAGCGCGTGTGCGGGCCGCCGGGACCGTTGAACGTGCCGCGCGACAGCATGTCCCACGGTCCGCTGTAGCTGCGGGACGGCGGGACGCCGAACGGGTTGTTGTAGTTGTCGCCGATGCCCAGGATGTGGCTGAACTCGTGGGCGTAGGTGGACTGGCCGGAGCTTTCGGCCTGCACCGAGCTGCCGTCCTGGGCGTTCGGCCAGATGCTGGCGGCCGACGCCCACGACGTCCACGGCACGTACCGGGTGGCCGCGTAGTTGGGCAGGTCGTGGTTCGGCGGGCCGAAACTGTCGGGCACGTTCTCCTTGGTGCCGAACTTCATCTCGCCGAACTCCTGCCAGGTCGAGCTCTCGTCCTGGCCGGCGGAGAGGTAGAAGACGAAGTCGAACTGCTTCGCGGTGTCGCCGACGTCGGCGCGCCAGGCGTCCCCGGCGTCCTTGCGGATGTCGCGGGTGCAGTTCGCGCCGGGCGGGCAGGCGCTCGGCTGGAACTCCATGCCGTATTCGTAGGACTTCCCGGGCATCCGGTACGGCCCGAACGCGGTCAGCTGCACGCCGAACCGGCCGCCGGAGTCCTCCATCCAGTACTCGTTGATGGTGTGGCCGTTGTTGAGCGCCTCGGGCTTGTTGAGGAAGTCCTGGTAGTACCGGGCGACCTGGGCCCGCGGGATGTTCGCGGCGGCCGGGGCGGGGTTGCCGAAGACGGTCGAGTGCACCGGCTTCGTGACGACGAAGTCCTGGTCCGGGTAGTCGGCGAGGACGACGGCGCCCTTGAAGGTGCGCTGGGTCGGCTTGAGCGAGGGGTCGGCCCAGTTCGTGCCGGGGACCTTGCGGTAGTCGGACCAGGTCATGTGGTCCTGGTTCTCCCAGTGCGCGGCGTCGATCGGGGCGGGCCAGTCACGGGTGAGCGGTTCCGCCGCGGCGGTGCCGGTGCCGAGCCCGGTCAGGACGGCGACCGCGGCGAGCAGGGCGAGCGCTTTCGGGGTGCTGGGGCGCATCTGCGGCTCCTTCACTGGGAACCCACGGGGGTTGGTGGTTCCCGGTGATCGACCGTATTGAGCCGCGCTGCCGGAGTTCTGCCGCGACGGGAGGTTTACCCGCTTGCCCCACGACGAAAGTCTGACCGGTTGTCAGCCCCGCAAAGCCCGGCCCGGTGGACAAGTCCGGCTCCGCGCACGAAGAAACCCGCGCACTGTCGGTGCCTGCCGGTAGCGTGGAAAACGGGGGCTGCTCAGCCCAGCCGGCGCGCGGTCACGAACCGGGCCCGGCCGGTCAGGTCCGCGTGGTCCTCGACCCCGGTCAGCACCCGCCGAGCCCGGACCAGTGCCGGGACCGCCGAGCCGTGCGTGTCGTCGTGCTCGATCGCCAGCCCACCGCCCGGGCGCAGCAACCGGGCACCCGCCGCGATCGCGTGGCGGATCACCGCCAGTCCGCTCTCCTCGGCGAAGACCGCGCGCGGCGGGTCGTGCTCCGCCACTTCCGGCGGCACCGGCGTGCCCTCCGGGACGTACGGCGGGTTGCACAGCACCAGGTCGACCAGGCCGTCGAGCTCGGCGAACATCGTGGGGTCGCCGATGTCGCCCGAGTACAGCCGGATCGGGGTGTGGCCCGCGTCCGCGTGGACGTCGGCGTTGTGGCGCGCCCAGGCCAGCGCCTGCGGGTCGACGTCGACCGCGTAGACCACCGCGTCCGGCCGGGCGTGCGCGACCGCCAGTGCCAGCGCGCCGGAGCCGGTGCACAGGTCCACCACCACCGGGAACTCCCGGCCCTGCAGGAACTTGACGCCCCACTCGAGCAGCAGCTCGGTCTCCGGGCGCGGGACGAACACCCCGGCGCCGACCGCGACGGTGATGTCCCCGAGCGCGGCCCAGCCGGTCAGGTACTGCAGCGGAATCCGCTTCGCGCGTTGCTGGACTAGCTGGCCGATGGCCTCGACGACCGGCGGATCGACCAGCGGCACCATCGGCAGCCGCCCGCGTTCGACCCCGAGCACGTGCGCGGCGATCACCTCGGCGTCGAACCGCGGCGAGGCGACGCCCGCGCGCTCGAGGATCCGGGTGGCCTCGATGATGGCCAAGCGCAGCGGCTGCCGATTCACTCGTCGTCCTTCACCTCGTCAAGCCTGGCACACCAGGCGGAACTGCCCCGTGAGGACACGCGCCGGTCCTACGCCGTCCAGCGTATCGAGGCGCCCTCAGCGCCCGGCCGACAAGTACCCGGCCAACGCGCTCCGGCGGCGGGCTGGATGAGCGCCGGCCTGTCCCCCGCCGACTTCGGCGAGCGCGCCGGCAAGCTCAAGGCCATGGCGACCGGCCGTGAACCGCGGTTAACCGCCAGGATGGAGTGGGACGGCACCGATCTCGCCGCCGTCGTCGCGCTGTTCCGCGCGTATATCCTGGCGGGGGCGGACGCGGTGGCCGTCCACTTCGGCCCGGCCGGGACCTTCGAGCGGCGGATGACCACCTTCGCCGAGGCCGTCGCCGGACCCTAGGATGCCGAGACGCCGACCCACGGGAGCGCCAGTGCCGACCGAGCCGACCACGCGCCGCCGGGTCGCGTTCATCTTCCCGATCTACAACGAGGAAGCGAACATCGACGTGCTGCACCGCACGGTCGGCGAGGTCACCGCGCCACTGGCCGGGCGGTACGAGTTCAGCTTCCTCTACGTCGACGACGGCAGCCGGGACGGCTCCCTGGCCCGGCTCACCGAGCTGGCCGAGCGCGACGCGCGGGTCACGGTCATCGAGTTCTCCCGCAACTTCGGGCACCAGCTGGCCGTCACCGCCGGGCTCGACCTGGTCGACGCGGACGCGGTGATCGTCATGGACAGCGACCTGCAGGACCCGCCCGCAGTGGCGCTCGAGCTGCTCGAGAAGTGGGAAGAGGGCTACGACGTCGTCTACGCGCAGCGCCGGTCGCGCCAGGACTCGCCGTTCAAGCGGTACACCGCGACCGCGTTCTACTGGTTCCTGCAGAAGATGGCCGCGGTCGAAATCCCGAAGAACACCGGTGACTTCCGGCTGGTCGACCGCAAGGTCGTCGACGAGCTGCGCAAGTACCGCGAACGCGACCGGTTCCTGCGTGGCCTGGTCAGCTACGTCGGGTTCAAGCAGACGGCGGTGCTGTTCGACCGCGACAAGCGCTACGCCGGTGTCACGGGCTACCCGCTGACGAAGATGCTGCGCTTCGCCGCCGACGGCATCCTCGGGTTCTCGGTGACGCCGCTGCGGATGATCACGCGGATGGGGTACCTGATCTCGCTGCTGAGCTTCGTCGGCGTGCTCTACGTCGTCGGGGTGAAGCTGTTCGCGCCGGAGACCGCGGTGCCCGGCTGGGCGTTCATCACCATCGCGATGTTCTTCCTCGGCGGCATCCAGATCATCATGCTCGGCGTGCTCGGCAGCTACGTCGGCCGCACGTACTCGCAGGTGCAGAACCGGCCGCTGTACACGGTGGCGTCGGTGCGCACAGGGGTCCCCGAGTCCGCCGAAGACAGCCGGAGCGCCGCCCGATGAGACTTGTCACGGCCACGCAGGTGCGCTTCGGGATCGTCGGGATCGGCAACACGCTGGTCGACGTGCTCGGCTACGCGCTGCTGGCGACGCTGGGCCTGCCGGTGTTCGTCGCCAACTTCCTCTCCACGACGGCCGGCATGCTGCTGTCGTTCACGCTGAACCGGAACTTCACCTTCCGGGCGAAGGACGGCGACCTGCGCCGCCAGGCACTGCTGTTCTTCGGCGTCACCGCGTTCGGGCTCTGGGTGGTGCAGTTCTTCGTCATCTGGCTGGTCAGCCACATGTTCACCGGCGTTAACCTGCTGGTCCCGAAGGGGGCCGCGATCGTCGTGGGGCTGTTCTGGAACTACCTGCTCTACCACTACGTCGTGTTCCGGCACCGCCCGGTGAGCCCGGTACCCGGTGCCGCACCCGCCGACTCAGCGTGATCTCGTACGCTCTTCCGGGTGCGATCCCGTGAACTGCGCTTCGGCCTGGGCGTCTTCGTCCTGTCCCTCGGCGTTCTGCTGCTCCGGTTCCTCGTGCCGAGGCCGATCGGGATGGCCGACAACGGCGACGGCTGGCGACTGCTGTGCGACCTCGGCGGCCGGCACCCCGACATCAAGCCCGAGTTCTACGTGCACCTCAGCTACGGGCCCGGCCAGGTGTGCCACACCGACTACATCTCGAGCCAGGCGTGGCTCGACTGGTTCGCGAGCAAGCTGGGGAAGGTGCTCGGCTCGTCGGCGGAGCTCAACCTGCTGGTGCTCGGCGCGATCACGTGCGTGCTCGTCGCGGCGGGCGTCGCGGCTACCGTCCTCGGCCTGGAGCTGAGCCGCCGCAACCGCGTCATCGCCGCCGTCCTGCTGCTGCTCGTGATGGCCGACTCGGCGTTCTTCGGCTATTTCGCCTCGGTGCTCAGCGAGGGCGCCGGGTTCCTGGGGATGCTGCTGACCGCGGGCGGGCTGCTGCTGATGCACCGCACGGGCGCGTGGCGGTACTGGGGCGCGGCGCTGACCGTCGGGGGCGCGCTGATCGGCATCAACGCGAAGTCGCAGACGCTGCTGCTGATCCCGCTGTTCGTGCTGGCGCTGGTGCTGGTCCGGCCGCTCGGCGCGAAGGGCCGCGCGCGGTGGCTGGTGCCGCTGGGCGTGCTGCTGGTCGTCGGCGCGGGCACGGCCGTGGTGCAGTCCCAAGGCGACCCGGCCAACGCCGAGTACCGCGAAGCGAACATGTACCACGTGGTGTTCGACAGCATCGTCGACGGCAAGCACGACACGGACGCCGACCTCGCGGCCCTGGGCCTGCCGCCGGCCGCGAAGAAGTTCATCGGCACGGGCTGGTGGGAAGTGAGCCCGTGGAAGGACGCGGACTACAACGGCTTCCGCGACAAGATCAGCCGCCGCAACGTGGTCAAGTACTACGCGTCCCACCCGGGCCGCACGCTGCAGATCCTCCAGCAGGGCGCGACCGACACGCTCACGGCGCGCCCCTCCCGGCTCGGCAGCTTCCCCGACACGTCCGGGCTGCCGCCGATGGCGCAGGAGTACCGGGTCCCGGTGCTGTCCGGGCTGTCCGCGCTGGCGGCCCCGCTGGGGCTGTTCGTGCTGGTCCCGTTCTGGCTGCTGATCGGCTGGGCCGGGGTCCGCGCGTTCCGCCGCCGCGCGCGCGAGTACGGGATCGTGGTGTTCTTCCTGCTGCTGTTCGCGGTGGGGCAGTTCGGGCTGTCCGCACTGGGCGAGGGCGTCGAGGGCGTGAAGCACCAGCTGCTGACGCTGTTCCCGACGTTCCTGGCGGCGGTGTTCGCGGTGCTGAGCTTCTTCCCGCGGCCGGCCCCGCCGGTTACGGAGGAAGAGCCGGACGAGGAGCCCGAGCCGGCGACCGAGGTGTTCGACGCGTTCCGCGAGCCGGAGGAGCCCGCGGTCCGCTGACACGGGTGGCGCGCTCCGGCAGACTGGGGCGATGCGGATCAGGCACCAGGTCGTCACCTTCGACGCCGCCGACCTCGCGGCCGAGAGCCGCTTCTGGGCGGGCGTTCTCGGCGGGGAGGTCGACGAGGACAGTGACTGGCACATGGTCATGGTGGACGGCGCGCCGTCCATCGGCGTTCAGCTCGCCCCCGACCACGTGCCGCCGGAGTGGCC
This window of the Amycolatopsis balhimycina FH 1894 genome carries:
- a CDS encoding M6 family metalloprotease domain-containing protein, which codes for MRPSTPKALALLAAVAVLTGLGTGTAAAEPLTRDWPAPIDAAHWENQDHMTWSDYRKVPGTNWADPSLKPTQRTFKGAVVLADYPDQDFVVTKPVHSTVFGNPAPAAANIPRAQVARYYQDFLNKPEALNNGHTINEYWMEDSGGRFGVQLTAFGPYRMPGKSYEYGMEFQPSACPPGANCTRDIRKDAGDAWRADVGDTAKQFDFVFYLSAGQDESSTWQEFGEMKFGTKENVPDSFGPPNHDLPNYAATRYVPWTSWASAASIWPNAQDGSSVQAESSGQSTYAHEFSHILGIGDNYNNPFGVPPSRSYSGPWDMLSRGTFNGPGGPHTRWQIPATQGSSMGAQHQLRNKLKLGIVDPVDVLQLDRNELASTGPVSARITAREAEAQPGAFTGLNIKLTGGDKAPKCDRSKDPFCDGGGYDNYTVEVVDRMGSDSFAPDSGVMITKTKNKDNAPFDWVIDANPQDIGITDYTKPDGTPAKITIGDYRQLNDALFKAGTEASSPYEYTDQANRLRFLITDVARDRRGILSYSVTVASLDGAGSQARGAALTPALPSVARGGLATCDFGLLNTGSARGAQTPYDTDTYRLSVSTDSRGWAVRLPNELATAKFGGYVKVPAYAKRSQGGDLAARVKLTATSVSDPSKTATASCTAFGF
- the prmC gene encoding peptide chain release factor N(5)-glutamine methyltransferase, with amino-acid sequence MNRQPLRLAIIEATRILERAGVASPRFDAEVIAAHVLGVERGRLPMVPLVDPPVVEAIGQLVQQRAKRIPLQYLTGWAALGDITVAVGAGVFVPRPETELLLEWGVKFLQGREFPVVVDLCTGSGALALAVAHARPDAVVYAVDVDPQALAWARHNADVHADAGHTPIRLYSGDIGDPTMFAELDGLVDLVLCNPPYVPEGTPVPPEVAEHDPPRAVFAEESGLAVIRHAIAAGARLLRPGGGLAIEHDDTHGSAVPALVRARRVLTGVEDHADLTGRARFVTARRLG
- a CDS encoding glycosyltransferase encodes the protein MPTEPTTRRRVAFIFPIYNEEANIDVLHRTVGEVTAPLAGRYEFSFLYVDDGSRDGSLARLTELAERDARVTVIEFSRNFGHQLAVTAGLDLVDADAVIVMDSDLQDPPAVALELLEKWEEGYDVVYAQRRSRQDSPFKRYTATAFYWFLQKMAAVEIPKNTGDFRLVDRKVVDELRKYRERDRFLRGLVSYVGFKQTAVLFDRDKRYAGVTGYPLTKMLRFAADGILGFSVTPLRMITRMGYLISLLSFVGVLYVVGVKLFAPETAVPGWAFITIAMFFLGGIQIIMLGVLGSYVGRTYSQVQNRPLYTVASVRTGVPESAEDSRSAAR
- a CDS encoding GtrA family protein; protein product: MRLVTATQVRFGIVGIGNTLVDVLGYALLATLGLPVFVANFLSTTAGMLLSFTLNRNFTFRAKDGDLRRQALLFFGVTAFGLWVVQFFVIWLVSHMFTGVNLLVPKGAAIVVGLFWNYLLYHYVVFRHRPVSPVPGAAPADSA